Proteins encoded in a region of the Triticum dicoccoides isolate Atlit2015 ecotype Zavitan chromosome 3A, WEW_v2.0, whole genome shotgun sequence genome:
- the LOC119271616 gene encoding probable long-chain-alcohol O-fatty-acyltransferase 1 encodes MQALGRPTSASELRALAWTTLLVPMFAVYARYACRRLRPGWPRLAALLPTLPVFVYLPCLFNSYHLRLFSTFFHTWLAANKLVLLAFDLGPLKPSLPLLPFLLCAGLPIKLREGPQPTSHSASPGPPVADFLLPCGRSVLFLTGLALLFPHTGSLPLYVVHYLYCAQIFLTLDLVFSSVGLVAAAVLGSAMERQFRAPLVVASVNDFWGRQWNLMAVDLLRASAYKPVRARWGRDAGVLAAFLMSGVLHELLYWYMTLEPPTGEMLLFFTLQAAFHVAERWARVAGLWRPPKAAAYLIGTTVMVVTISELFFGPFIRAGIDVRMIQEAADAVQLVRAVAKRLIVRLFGAGSS; translated from the coding sequence ATGCAAGCCCTCGGGCGGCCCACCTCTGCGTCGGAACTGAGGGCGCTCGCCTGGACGACGCTCCTTGTTCCGATGTTCGCGGTCTACGCGCGCTACGCCTGCCGCCGCCTCCGTCCGGGCTGGCCCCGCCTCGCCGCACTCCTTCCGACGCTCCCCGTCTTCGTCTACCTGCCGTGCTTGTTCAACTCCTACCACCTCCGCCTCTTCTCAACCTTCTTCCACACCTGGCTCGCCGCCAACAAGCTCGTCCTCCTCGCGTTCGACCTCGGCCCGCTCAAACCATCCCTGCCCCTCCTCCCGTTTCTCCTCTGCGCCGGCTTGCCCATCAAGCTCCGCGAAGGTCCGCAGCCTACCAGCCATTCTGCGTCACCGGGACCGCCCGTCGCCGATTTCCTTCTCCCCTGCGGCCGCAGCGTTCTCTTCCTCACCGGCCTCGCCCTGCTCTTCCCACACACTGGTTCGCTCCCTCTCTACGTCGTCCACTACCTCTACTGCGCACAAATCTTTCTCACGCTCGATCTCGTCTTCTCTTCTGTCGGCCTCGTCGCCGCTGCCGTGCTGGGCTCGGCCATGGAGAGGCAGTTCAGAGCGCCGCTCGTCGTCGCGTCGGTTAACGACTTCTGGGGCCGGCAGTGGAACCTGATGGCGGTGGACCTCCTCCGCGCGTCGGCGTACAAGCCGGTGCGAGCCCGGTGGGGCCGGGACGCCGGCGTGCTGGCCGCGTTCCTCATGTCGGGCGTCCTCCACGAGCTGCTCTACTGGTACATGACGCTGGAGCCGCCCACGGGCGAGATGCTGCTCTTCTTCACGCTCCAGGCCGCTTTCCACGTCGCCGAGCGGTGGGCGAGGGTTGCCGGGCTGTGGCGACCGCCCAAGGCGGCGGCGTACCTTATTGGCACCACCGTTATGGTCGTCACCATATCGGAGCTCTTCTTCGGGCCGTTCATCAGAGCCGGCATAGACGTGCGTATGATTCAGGAGGCCGCCGATGCGGTGCAGTTGGTTAGGGCCGTGGCTAAGCGTCTCATCGTCCGTCTATTTGGGGCTGGTTCGAGTTAG
- the LOC119268517 gene encoding GDSL esterase/lipase At1g28600-like isoform X2, giving the protein MWFPGGHFSLALAVWHALLVLGLGSGSSALSCYSRIFSFGDSLTDTGNYVRLTAKNPSPYGAPPYGTTFFGHPTGRASDGRLVIDFIAQELGLANVTAIRTSTAPADFEHGANFAIISATANNGSFFAGKGMDITPFSLDTQMIWFRAHMQQNLGTNVLADALVALGEIGGNDYNFAFSSGMPRERVRAFVPAVVEKLAAAVEELIGMGARAFMVPGNLPFGCAPLYLRRFRSARAGDYDARTGCLAWFNRFAEYHNRVLTARLDALRLRHPDVTIVYADWYGAMMSIFQGPERLGTYESQTLYCHVVATKQCHAVDLGAPYATTHPRTARGMGRTRRRQCTR; this is encoded by the exons ATGTGGTTCCCAGGAGGCCATTTCTCGCTGGCGCTCGCCGTGTGGCATGCTCTCCTGGTCCTGGGCCTTGGGAGCGGCAGCTCGGCGCTCAGCTGCTACTCGCGCATCTTCAGCTTCGGCGACTCCCTCACCGACACCGGCAACTACGTGCGCCTGACGGCGAAGAACCCGAGCCCGTACGGAGCGCCGCCGTACGGGACCACGTTCTTTGGCCATCCGACCGGCCGGGCGAGCGACGGCCGCCTCGTCATCGACTTCATCG CGCAGGAGCTTGGGCTGGCCAATGTGACGGCCATCCGGACGAGCACGGCCCCGGCGGACTTCGAGCACGGCGCCAACTTCGCCATCATCTCGGCCACCGCCAACAACGGCTCCTTCTTCGCCGGCAAGGGGATGGACATCACCCCCTTCTCGCTCGACACGCAGATGATCTGGTTCAGGGCCCACATGCAGCAGAACC TCGGCACCAACGTGCTGGCCGACGCGCTGGTGGCGCTGGGCGAGATCGGGGGCAACGACTACAACTTCGCCTTCTCGAGCGGGATGCCGCGCGAGAGGGTGCGGGCGTTCGTGCCGGCCGTGGTCGAGaagctggcggcggcggtggaggagctGATCGGGATGGGCGCGAGGGCGTTCATGGTGCCCGGGAACCTGCCCTTCGGGTGCGCGCCGCTCTACCTGCGGCGGTTCCGGAGCGCCCGCGCCGGGGACTACGACGCGCGGACGGGGTGCCTCGCGTGGTTCAACAGGTTCGCCGAGTACCACAACCGGGTCCTCACGGCGCGGCTCGACGCGCTCCGGCTCCGCCACCCGGACGTCACCATCGTCTACGCCGACTGGTACGGCGCCATGATGAGCATCTTCCAGGGCCCCGAACGGCTAGGTACGTAC gaaTCACAAACACTCTACTGTCATGTTGTGGCAACCAAACAGTGCCATGCGGTAGACCTGGGTGCACCGTATGCGACGACCCATCCACGTACGGCTCGTGGGATGGGACGCACCCGACGGAGGCAGTGTACAAGGTGA
- the LOC119268517 gene encoding GDSL esterase/lipase At1g28600-like isoform X1 — protein sequence MWFPGGHFSLALAVWHALLVLGLGSGSSALSCYSRIFSFGDSLTDTGNYVRLTAKNPSPYGAPPYGTTFFGHPTGRASDGRLVIDFIAQELGLANVTAIRTSTAPADFEHGANFAIISATANNGSFFAGKGMDITPFSLDTQMIWFRAHMQQNLGTNVLADALVALGEIGGNDYNFAFSSGMPRERVRAFVPAVVEKLAAAVEELIGMGARAFMVPGNLPFGCAPLYLRRFRSARAGDYDARTGCLAWFNRFAEYHNRVLTARLDALRLRHPDVTIVYADWYGAMMSIFQGPERLGITNTLLSCCGNQTVPCGRPGCTVCDDPSTYGSWDGTHPTEAVYKVIADGVLHGPHSSPLPLAKTCPPS from the exons ATGTGGTTCCCAGGAGGCCATTTCTCGCTGGCGCTCGCCGTGTGGCATGCTCTCCTGGTCCTGGGCCTTGGGAGCGGCAGCTCGGCGCTCAGCTGCTACTCGCGCATCTTCAGCTTCGGCGACTCCCTCACCGACACCGGCAACTACGTGCGCCTGACGGCGAAGAACCCGAGCCCGTACGGAGCGCCGCCGTACGGGACCACGTTCTTTGGCCATCCGACCGGCCGGGCGAGCGACGGCCGCCTCGTCATCGACTTCATCG CGCAGGAGCTTGGGCTGGCCAATGTGACGGCCATCCGGACGAGCACGGCCCCGGCGGACTTCGAGCACGGCGCCAACTTCGCCATCATCTCGGCCACCGCCAACAACGGCTCCTTCTTCGCCGGCAAGGGGATGGACATCACCCCCTTCTCGCTCGACACGCAGATGATCTGGTTCAGGGCCCACATGCAGCAGAACC TCGGCACCAACGTGCTGGCCGACGCGCTGGTGGCGCTGGGCGAGATCGGGGGCAACGACTACAACTTCGCCTTCTCGAGCGGGATGCCGCGCGAGAGGGTGCGGGCGTTCGTGCCGGCCGTGGTCGAGaagctggcggcggcggtggaggagctGATCGGGATGGGCGCGAGGGCGTTCATGGTGCCCGGGAACCTGCCCTTCGGGTGCGCGCCGCTCTACCTGCGGCGGTTCCGGAGCGCCCGCGCCGGGGACTACGACGCGCGGACGGGGTGCCTCGCGTGGTTCAACAGGTTCGCCGAGTACCACAACCGGGTCCTCACGGCGCGGCTCGACGCGCTCCGGCTCCGCCACCCGGACGTCACCATCGTCTACGCCGACTGGTACGGCGCCATGATGAGCATCTTCCAGGGCCCCGAACGGCTAG gaaTCACAAACACTCTACTGTCATGTTGTGGCAACCAAACAGTGCCATGCGGTAGACCTGGGTGCACCGTATGCGACGACCCATCCACGTACGGCTCGTGGGATGGGACGCACCCGACGGAGGCAGTGTACAAGGTGATCGCTGACGGTGTGCTGCACGGCCCACACTCGTCCCCTCTTCCTCTGGCCAAGACTTGCCCTCCCAGTTGA